From the Bos taurus isolate L1 Dominette 01449 registration number 42190680 breed Hereford chromosome 22, ARS-UCD2.0, whole genome shotgun sequence genome, one window contains:
- the CRIPTO gene encoding protein Cripto isoform X1, which yields MERFSYSVILIMAFSRALELGLVAGLGDLELARPSQGELAFRDDGLWSQEEPAIRHQPSQFVASMGIQKSKELNRTCCLNGGTCMLGSFCACPPSFYGRNCEHDSRKENCGSVPHDTWLPRKCSMCKCWHGQLRCFPQSFLPGCDGHVIDEHLTASRTPELTLSACALVLPGICLAIQSYY from the exons ATGGAGCGCTTCTCTTACAG TGTGATTTTGATCATGGCCTTTTCCAGAGCACTTGAACTGGGATTAGTCGCTG GATTGGGTGACCTTGAACTTGCCCGTCCATCACAGGGAGAGCTGGCCTTCAGAGATGATGGCCTTTGGTCCCAAGAGGAGCCTGCAATTCGTCACCAGCCTTCCCAGTTTGTAGCATCCATGGGAATCCAAAAGA GTAAGGAGCTGAACAGAACCTGCTGTTTGAATGGGGGAACCTGCATGCTGGGATCCTTTTGTGCCTGCCCTCCCTCTTTCTATGGACGCAACTGTGAGCATGACTCTCGCAAAGA GAACTGTGGGTCTGTGCCCCATGACACCTGGCTGCCCAGGAAGTGTTCCATGTGTAAATGCTGGCATGGCCAGCTTCGCTGCTTTCCTCAGTCATTCCTACCTGGTTGTG ACGGCCATGTGATAGATGAGCACCTCACAGCTTCCAGGACTCCAGAATTAACACTGTCTGCGTGTGCTCTTGTGCTACCTGGCATCTGCCTTGCTATACAAAGTTATTATTAA